In Streptomyces sp. NBC_01381, a genomic segment contains:
- a CDS encoding aminoglycoside phosphotransferase family protein, translated as MYAGGPVTALLPALTAKVRHTAHRTTCACGSEAVLADRDDATVIRHGNIVAKAHAPDTDATELAARLKVAAALPGTLLPPLGETVTQLHGRLVTLWEAGTPVDRDNPDAAPWEAAATLLAGLHKVPAARLPHSLPEMRGPAKAARAMGRMRAAGPHPAAAPVERAWATLPAWARAEAPAPSRKHLCHGDLHLGQLVRTPEGQWLLIDVDDLGLGEPAWDLARPAAWYACGLLGPDEWTRFLTAYQGAGGPAIPAAGADPWPALDVPARALTVQTAALAVAKSVAEQRPLDEIEQAVVDACDRMAALPPELAPTSTK; from the coding sequence ATGTATGCCGGGGGACCCGTGACCGCCTTGCTGCCCGCGCTGACCGCCAAGGTCCGCCACACAGCTCACCGCACCACCTGCGCCTGCGGATCCGAGGCCGTCCTCGCCGACCGCGACGACGCAACCGTCATCCGGCACGGCAACATCGTCGCCAAGGCCCACGCCCCCGACACGGACGCCACAGAGTTGGCGGCCCGCCTCAAGGTCGCCGCCGCCCTCCCCGGCACGCTCCTCCCACCGCTCGGCGAGACGGTGACCCAGCTCCACGGGCGCCTGGTCACCCTGTGGGAGGCCGGCACCCCCGTGGACCGCGACAACCCCGACGCCGCCCCTTGGGAAGCCGCCGCCACCCTCCTCGCCGGCCTGCACAAGGTGCCCGCCGCCAGGCTCCCGCACTCGCTCCCGGAGATGCGCGGCCCGGCGAAGGCCGCCCGCGCCATGGGGCGGATGCGCGCGGCGGGCCCGCACCCCGCCGCCGCCCCCGTCGAGCGCGCCTGGGCCACCCTCCCGGCCTGGGCCAGGGCCGAGGCTCCCGCGCCGTCCCGCAAGCACCTGTGCCACGGAGATCTGCACCTGGGCCAGCTGGTCCGTACCCCCGAAGGGCAGTGGCTGCTGATCGACGTGGACGACCTCGGCCTGGGGGAGCCGGCCTGGGACCTGGCCCGCCCCGCCGCCTGGTACGCCTGCGGCCTCCTCGGCCCCGATGAGTGGACCCGCTTCCTGACCGCCTACCAAGGCGCCGGCGGGCCCGCGATCCCCGCGGCGGGCGCCGATCCCTGGCCCGCCCTGGACGTCCCGGCCCGCGCCCTCACCGTGCAGACCGCTGCCCTGGCCGTCGCGAAGTCCGTCGCCGAGCAGCGGCCCCTCGACGAGATCGAGCAGGCGGTCGTCGACGCCTGTGATCGAATGGCCGCCCTCCCGCCGGAGTTGGCTCCCACCTCCACGAAGTAG
- a CDS encoding zf-TFIIB domain-containing protein — MQCPKCHAPMHTYNRNGVQIEQCSGCRGIFLDYGELEALSRVESQWGGQQAPPPPPAPQAYPAAPAPQWGAPQHGGHHGGHGGHYGHNKRHKSFGHMLFSS, encoded by the coding sequence ATGCAGTGTCCCAAGTGCCATGCACCGATGCACACGTACAACCGCAATGGCGTCCAGATCGAGCAGTGCAGCGGTTGCCGCGGGATATTCCTCGACTACGGCGAGCTCGAGGCCCTGAGCCGGGTCGAGTCCCAGTGGGGCGGCCAGCAGGCCCCGCCCCCGCCGCCGGCCCCGCAGGCGTACCCGGCCGCTCCCGCCCCGCAGTGGGGCGCTCCCCAGCACGGCGGCCACCACGGCGGCCACGGTGGGCACTACGGCCACAACAAGCGCCACAAGAGCTTCGGGCACATGCTCTTCTCCTCCTGA
- a CDS encoding chorismate-binding protein, producing MARFGGLVATGLTDVTSDPSALDSSGFWAVAADFEGGLVCARFADVREEPVPAPVPGAWRGPTAGDWTSSLDRSAYTEGVRRVRAHIAAGDVYQANLCRVLSAPVPDGADVDALTALLARGNPAPYAGTIRLPEHGVEIATASPELFLRRAGRVIESGPIKGTGRTEADLLEKDYAENVMIVDLVRNDLGRICETGSVTVPDLCVIEKHPGLVHLVSTVRGELRPDAGWPELFAAAFPPGSVTGAPKSSALRIIDALETAPRGPYCGGIGWVDADRGTGELAVGIRTFWIDRAEGVLRFGTGAGITWGSDPEGEWRETELKAERLLAVASGAYEVSGGTS from the coding sequence ATGGCGCGCTTCGGCGGCCTGGTGGCGACCGGCCTCACCGACGTGACCAGCGATCCCTCGGCCCTGGACTCCAGCGGCTTCTGGGCGGTCGCCGCGGATTTCGAGGGCGGCCTCGTCTGCGCCCGCTTCGCCGACGTACGTGAAGAGCCGGTGCCCGCCCCGGTGCCGGGGGCCTGGCGGGGGCCCACCGCCGGTGACTGGACGTCCTCGCTCGACCGCAGCGCGTACACGGAAGGCGTGCGGCGCGTGCGCGCGCACATCGCGGCCGGCGACGTCTACCAGGCGAACCTCTGCCGCGTGCTGTCCGCGCCGGTCCCGGACGGCGCCGACGTGGACGCCCTGACCGCTCTCCTCGCGCGCGGGAACCCCGCTCCGTACGCCGGAACGATCCGCCTGCCCGAGCACGGCGTGGAGATAGCCACGGCGTCCCCCGAGCTGTTCCTGAGGCGTGCGGGGCGCGTCATCGAGTCGGGTCCGATCAAGGGCACGGGCCGTACCGAAGCGGATCTTCTTGAGAAGGACTACGCCGAGAACGTCATGATCGTGGACCTCGTCCGCAACGACCTCGGGCGGATCTGCGAGACCGGCTCCGTGACCGTCCCCGACCTGTGCGTGATCGAGAAGCATCCTGGGCTGGTCCACCTCGTCTCCACCGTCCGGGGCGAGCTCCGCCCCGACGCCGGCTGGCCCGAACTCTTCGCCGCGGCTTTCCCGCCCGGTTCCGTCACCGGCGCCCCCAAGTCCAGCGCCCTGCGCATCATCGACGCCCTGGAGACCGCGCCCCGCGGTCCGTACTGCGGCGGCATCGGCTGGGTCGACGCCGACCGGGGCACCGGTGAACTGGCCGTCGGCATCCGCACCTTCTGGATCGACCGCGCCGAGGGAGTGCTGCGGTTCGGCACCGGAGCGGGCATCACCTGGGGCTCGGACCCCGAGGGGGAGTGGCGGGAGACCGAGCTGAAGGCGGAAAGGCTGCTGGCGGTAGCGTCGGGGGCGTACGAAGTGAGTGGAGGGACCTCTTAA
- a CDS encoding aminotransferase class IV has protein sequence MKIWLNGGLQDLDTARVSVLDHGLTVGDGIFETVKTVEGRPFALTRHLDRLARSARGLGLPEPDLDEVRAACAAVIDANPMPLGRLRITYTGGLSPLGSDRGDQGQTLVVALGEADRRPDATAVITVPWTRNERGALTGLKTTSYAENVVALARAHEQGASEALFGNTVGQLCEGTGSNVFVVLDGEIHTPPVASGCLAGITRALAVDWTGAQETDLPLDVLDRADEVFLTSTLRDVQAVHRIDGRELPGTPGPVTAKAMRIFDERAADDLDP, from the coding sequence GTGAAGATCTGGCTCAATGGCGGACTGCAGGACCTCGATACCGCCCGTGTCTCCGTGCTCGACCACGGCCTGACCGTCGGCGACGGCATCTTCGAGACGGTGAAGACGGTCGAGGGGCGGCCCTTCGCGCTGACCCGGCACCTGGACCGGCTCGCCCGCTCGGCGCGCGGCCTCGGCCTTCCCGAGCCGGACCTGGACGAGGTGCGCGCGGCCTGCGCCGCCGTGATCGACGCCAACCCGATGCCGCTGGGGCGGCTGCGCATCACCTACACCGGAGGCCTCTCGCCGCTCGGCTCGGACCGAGGTGACCAGGGCCAGACGCTGGTCGTCGCCCTCGGCGAGGCAGACAGGCGCCCCGACGCGACCGCCGTGATCACGGTGCCGTGGACCCGCAACGAGCGCGGCGCGCTGACCGGCCTGAAGACCACGTCGTACGCCGAGAACGTCGTCGCCCTCGCGCGCGCCCACGAACAGGGCGCCTCCGAAGCGCTGTTCGGCAACACCGTGGGGCAGCTCTGCGAAGGCACCGGTTCGAACGTCTTCGTCGTGCTCGACGGTGAGATCCACACGCCGCCGGTCGCCTCCGGCTGTCTGGCGGGCATCACGCGCGCGCTGGCCGTCGACTGGACGGGCGCGCAGGAGACCGATCTGCCGCTCGACGTCCTGGACCGCGCAGACGAGGTGTTCCTGACCTCGACGCTCCGTGACGTCCAGGCCGTGCACCGGATCGACGGACGCGAACTGCCGGGCACGCCGGGCCCGGTGACCGCCAAGGCGATGCGGATCTTCGACGAGCGTGCGGCGGACGACCTCGACCCGTGA
- a CDS encoding N-acetyltransferase — MTTTLRPTGPLRKSADGAKSRTYEVCVNSRPVGGIELATHPVFGPAVAQIKDLRIEEPDRRRGRGTVAALAAEEVARGWGCRRIETIVPAAATAAHRLVTSLGYVERNRHMAKTLPAEPPVLPAGVEWRPMTEAAYEVWLARKKDDYARDWMERGVPEAEARAKSDRDHADHLGQGIATPGVRLSVLTHAGTEVGALWLAVYDDPAFVFDVEVDAEHRGQGHGRSLMLLAEAQAHEAGSSRIGLNVFAGNAPALRLYQSLGYEPVTYYVYKPLL; from the coding sequence ATGACCACGACCCTGCGGCCGACCGGGCCGCTCCGAAAGAGCGCTGACGGCGCGAAGTCACGCACGTACGAAGTGTGTGTGAACAGCCGTCCGGTGGGCGGGATAGAACTCGCCACGCACCCCGTGTTCGGTCCCGCCGTCGCACAGATCAAGGATCTGCGCATCGAGGAACCGGACCGCAGGCGCGGCCGCGGCACCGTCGCCGCGCTCGCCGCCGAGGAGGTGGCGCGCGGCTGGGGCTGCCGGCGGATCGAGACGATCGTGCCCGCAGCGGCCACGGCGGCCCACCGCCTCGTCACGTCCCTGGGCTATGTGGAGCGCAACCGCCACATGGCCAAGACACTGCCCGCCGAGCCGCCCGTCCTGCCCGCGGGCGTCGAGTGGCGGCCGATGACCGAGGCCGCGTACGAGGTGTGGCTGGCGCGCAAGAAGGACGACTACGCGCGCGACTGGATGGAGCGCGGCGTCCCCGAGGCCGAGGCGCGCGCCAAGTCCGACAGGGACCACGCCGACCACCTGGGGCAGGGGATCGCCACCCCCGGGGTGCGGCTCAGCGTCCTCACCCACGCGGGCACGGAGGTCGGCGCCCTGTGGCTGGCCGTGTACGACGACCCCGCGTTCGTCTTCGACGTCGAGGTCGACGCGGAGCACCGCGGCCAGGGGCACGGCCGTTCCCTGATGCTCCTCGCCGAGGCCCAGGCCCACGAGGCGGGCAGCAGCCGCATCGGCCTCAACGTCTTCGCGGGCAACGCCCCGGCACTGCGCCTCTACCAGTCGCTGGGCTACGAGCCGGTCACGTACTACGTCTACAAACCGCTGCTCTAG
- a CDS encoding DsbA family protein — translation MNDSSPADLTGPAGPVVIDVWCELQCPDCTRALDDVHALRARYGDRVELRLRHFPLEKHKHAFAAAQAAEEAFEQGKGWPYVEAVLGKVADLDKKGEAVLVETARELGLDAEEFDTALIDGRHILIVDADQAEGKAIGVTGTPTYVVDGQRLDGGKSQEGLRERVEEITDRLLA, via the coding sequence ATGAACGACTCCTCCCCCGCCGACCTCACCGGCCCCGCAGGACCCGTGGTCATCGACGTCTGGTGCGAGCTCCAGTGCCCGGACTGCACCCGCGCCCTCGACGACGTACACGCCCTGCGCGCCCGGTACGGCGACCGCGTCGAACTGCGCCTTCGCCACTTCCCGCTCGAGAAGCACAAGCACGCCTTCGCCGCCGCCCAGGCCGCCGAGGAGGCCTTCGAGCAGGGCAAGGGCTGGCCGTACGTCGAGGCGGTGCTCGGGAAGGTCGCGGATCTGGACAAGAAGGGCGAGGCCGTCCTCGTCGAGACGGCCCGTGAACTGGGCCTGGACGCGGAGGAGTTCGACACCGCCCTGATCGACGGCCGGCACATCCTGATCGTCGACGCCGACCAGGCCGAGGGCAAGGCGATCGGCGTCACCGGCACACCGACGTACGTCGTCGACGGCCAACGCCTCGACGGCGGCAAGAGCCAGGAGGGCCTGCGCGAGCGCGTCGAGGAGATCACGGACCGGCTGCTGGCCTAG
- a CDS encoding DUF4874 domain-containing protein, translated as MRMERRRLLTTALGTAAAAMVPLGAASPARAAGWQRVPHRGIRPDDPEGRAPLANPRRGFRYEMSYNAIDLTSPWPNEADHSPDAAKTLDLLEREYGPGANLTQLYFYLWDFATSTIPQSALDNIESVFRGLRRKGYAAVLRFVYDDGVRENRRYTVQDIQRHIGQLAPLVARNSDVVAVWQAGFLGAWGEWHGSYYRHETYPDAVTAIMTTLVAALPPGMHTQVRYAEKRDMITDKAILDRVGFHNDYVTLGEGEWDYYVPDNPGWPSYLDVSPTRMMDGEMPWDKGQSADPYAWSTVIPGVPAARRLQTLRFDSLSLVHNATVTVPAWKAAELTERQTADALLPVSDGYFRERDGRLVARTQFEYLRDHLGYRIEVREARYDLSGARGGRIPVEVDVVNRGFAAPKHPRPVRLALLDADGRTVASADTGADWRDWRPQGRAETGDDHSGPKVTTVRGELALPSGVRGRHRLGLALPDPAFPGKGRAVRCANGSVKWVDGVNVLAEMRLGG; from the coding sequence ATGCGCATGGAACGCAGACGGCTGTTGACGACCGCGCTCGGCACTGCCGCGGCCGCGATGGTGCCGCTCGGCGCGGCTTCCCCCGCCCGCGCGGCCGGCTGGCAGCGGGTCCCGCATCGCGGCATCCGCCCGGACGACCCGGAGGGCCGCGCCCCGCTGGCCAACCCGCGCCGCGGCTTCCGCTACGAGATGTCGTACAACGCGATCGACCTGACGAGCCCCTGGCCGAACGAGGCGGACCACTCCCCCGACGCAGCGAAGACCCTGGACCTCCTGGAGCGCGAGTACGGCCCCGGCGCGAACCTGACCCAGCTGTACTTCTACCTCTGGGACTTCGCGACCTCCACGATCCCGCAGAGCGCGCTCGACAACATCGAGAGCGTCTTCCGCGGGCTGCGTCGCAAGGGATACGCGGCGGTCCTGCGCTTCGTGTACGACGACGGGGTGCGGGAGAACCGGCGCTACACCGTGCAGGACATCCAGCGGCACATCGGGCAGCTCGCGCCGCTGGTCGCGCGCAACAGCGACGTGGTGGCCGTGTGGCAGGCCGGCTTCCTGGGCGCCTGGGGCGAGTGGCACGGGAGTTACTACCGGCACGAGACGTACCCCGACGCCGTCACCGCCATCATGACGACGCTCGTCGCCGCGCTCCCGCCGGGCATGCACACCCAGGTCCGGTACGCGGAGAAGCGCGACATGATCACTGACAAGGCGATCCTGGACCGGGTCGGCTTCCACAACGACTACGTGACGCTCGGCGAGGGCGAGTGGGACTACTACGTCCCGGACAACCCCGGCTGGCCGAGCTATCTCGACGTGTCGCCGACCCGGATGATGGACGGCGAGATGCCCTGGGACAAGGGCCAGAGCGCCGACCCCTACGCGTGGAGCACCGTCATCCCCGGGGTGCCCGCCGCCCGGCGGCTGCAGACGCTGCGCTTCGACAGCCTGTCCCTGGTGCACAACGCCACGGTCACCGTGCCGGCCTGGAAGGCGGCGGAGCTGACCGAGCGGCAGACAGCGGACGCGCTGCTTCCGGTCTCGGACGGCTACTTCCGGGAGCGTGACGGGCGGCTGGTGGCGCGCACGCAGTTCGAATATCTGCGGGACCACCTGGGCTACCGCATCGAGGTGCGCGAGGCCCGCTACGACCTGTCTGGCGCCCGTGGCGGCCGCATCCCCGTGGAGGTCGACGTGGTCAACCGCGGCTTCGCGGCACCGAAGCACCCGCGTCCGGTGAGGCTGGCGCTCCTGGACGCGGACGGGCGGACGGTCGCCTCGGCGGACACCGGGGCGGACTGGCGCGACTGGCGGCCGCAGGGCCGCGCGGAGACCGGCGACGACCACTCGGGCCCGAAGGTCACGACCGTGCGCGGAGAGCTCGCCCTGCCGTCCGGCGTGCGCGGCCGCCACCGCCTGGGACTCGCCCTGCCCGACCCGGCCTTCCCCGGCAAGGGGCGCGCGGTGCGGTGCGCCAACGGGTCCGTGAAGTGGGTCGACGGTGTGAACGTCCTCGCCGAGATGCGGCTGGGCGGCTGA
- a CDS encoding CGNR zinc finger domain-containing protein — MLITHDTRCALDAVVDLVNTASDDESAETEGLADVAALGEFVRSHDISDVGVLTERDLAGVRQIRSRFYEVFASPEPQAAAAVINELVAAAGTTPRLTDHDGYDWHVHYFAPGASIADHLAADCGMALAFFVVAGEQERLRRCEAPDCRRAFVDLSRNRSRRYCDSRTCGNRLHVAAYRARRKEAAG; from the coding sequence GTGCTGATCACCCACGACACCCGGTGTGCGCTCGACGCCGTGGTCGATCTGGTGAACACCGCATCGGACGACGAGAGCGCCGAGACCGAGGGGCTCGCGGACGTAGCAGCGCTTGGCGAGTTCGTACGAAGCCACGACATCAGCGACGTCGGAGTGCTCACCGAACGTGACCTCGCCGGCGTTCGGCAGATCCGCAGCCGCTTCTACGAGGTCTTCGCCTCCCCCGAGCCACAGGCCGCGGCGGCGGTGATCAACGAACTGGTCGCGGCGGCGGGCACCACGCCCCGGCTCACCGACCACGACGGCTACGACTGGCACGTGCACTACTTCGCGCCGGGCGCCTCCATCGCCGACCACCTCGCGGCGGACTGCGGGATGGCGCTGGCGTTCTTCGTGGTCGCCGGTGAGCAGGAGCGGCTGCGGCGCTGCGAGGCGCCGGACTGCCGACGCGCCTTCGTGGATCTCTCCCGCAATCGCTCGCGCCGCTACTGCGACAGCCGGACCTGCGGGAACCGGCTGCACGTGGCCGCCTACCGGGCCCGCCGCAAGGAAGCCGCGGGCTGA
- a CDS encoding SsgA family sporulation/cell division regulator, producing the protein MNTTVSCELHLRLVVSSESSLPVPAGLRYDTADPYAVHATFHTGAEETVEWVFARDLLAEGLHRPTGTGDVRVWPSRSHGQGVVCIALSSPEGEALLEAPARALESFLKRTDAAVPPGTEHRHFDLDTELSHILAES; encoded by the coding sequence ATGAACACCACGGTCAGCTGCGAGCTGCACCTGCGCCTCGTTGTGTCGAGCGAGTCCTCACTGCCTGTACCCGCAGGACTGCGGTATGACACGGCCGATCCCTATGCCGTGCACGCCACCTTCCACACCGGAGCCGAGGAAACCGTCGAGTGGGTGTTCGCCCGCGACCTCCTCGCCGAGGGCCTGCACCGGCCCACCGGTACCGGCGACGTCCGAGTCTGGCCGTCCCGGAGCCACGGTCAGGGTGTTGTCTGCATCGCCCTGAGTTCCCCCGAGGGTGAGGCTCTGCTCGAGGCCCCGGCGCGGGCACTGGAATCGTTCCTCAAGCGAACCGACGCGGCCGTGCCGCCCGGCACAGAACACCGCCACTTCGATCTCGATACGGAGCTCTCGCACATCCTGGCCGAAAGCTAG
- a CDS encoding TIGR02611 family protein: MNTGSNEPGVAAATDGEKAEQPLGSRAPAFVQARKTLHLSWQVGVFIVGFAVVAAGIVMLPLPGPGWLVIFGGMAIWATEFVWAQLVLRWTKRKVTEAAQRALDPKVRRRNIILTTIGLVIVAVLVAVYVWKFGLEMPWKIKE; encoded by the coding sequence ATGAATACGGGGAGTAACGAGCCGGGGGTCGCGGCCGCGACCGACGGTGAGAAGGCCGAACAGCCGCTTGGGTCGCGCGCTCCTGCGTTCGTCCAGGCCCGCAAGACACTGCACCTCAGCTGGCAGGTGGGCGTCTTCATCGTGGGGTTCGCGGTGGTTGCCGCGGGCATCGTGATGCTGCCGTTGCCCGGTCCTGGCTGGCTGGTGATCTTCGGTGGCATGGCGATCTGGGCCACCGAGTTCGTCTGGGCCCAGCTGGTGCTTCGCTGGACGAAGCGGAAGGTCACCGAGGCTGCGCAGCGCGCCCTCGATCCCAAGGTGCGCCGCCGGAACATCATCCTGACGACCATCGGTCTGGTGATCGTCGCCGTGCTGGTCGCGGTCTACGTATGGAAGTTCGGCCTCGAGATGCCATGGAAGATCAAGGAGTGA
- a CDS encoding SCO7613 C-terminal domain-containing membrane protein has translation MTNIPPPAEELRILDLELHRLDARRAQLLHRRAWLLSALRAAAPPPPAPPHPRHAPEATPPNVQNALLTLGGVLLTVAAIAFTLASWGHLGIGGRSAVLALLTLTALGVPALLLHRSLRSTAETVAALGLALTVLDAYALHAVAVPDADPVGYAAAASAVLAALWAAYGRVFGELRLPLPVAVVTAQLPLFLWASDSGTHAIGAALLVTAAFDTALALRATDAAVRVVATVGACATGLWGAMGAGWLSWSATDVPEAARAAVLLALATSIALATAWLTSHASPATATGTAFAGALTAVAAAGGVAREALPGGWSVPAHLACAIALLATVRITLPHPLRKGIAGAALLVHGLAVLWTLPTVTAALLGPTHWATDPWSSTTPPHTAYGFSSLSDLPVSEPAMASLVLGVVAVVGYLAGGMGAAWAAETTVGGATGIGGAGAGGAAGSTAVVGPDGAAGTAPAADTGRAAQAPSTAGSDRPAGPAGATATTGATGTAPAAETGQAGRTPGPAGSSQAAGPSGDPAIGGTPGADATGGFGAATVRPSPSAALLAAARPAALALAWAAVFTLPFAFELPYAAGLFVHCAVTAALLGLAVRSDAAVLARTSLGLGLASSGSVAFLSLATTSATLCTLGALTGLFLAAAVLASRRSATGVAAVAAGAGIAYATAFICATGAALDLRVDHTGLLVLVVPALAAGAAARLGRHPLTPVVEITGAAAGGLGIVLTVGHAPTLATALALGGVIAAGTAVRADRRRVGYAAGALFLLATWVRLASWDVTMPEAYTLPATVPALVVGFLRRRRDPAASSWTAYGPGLAATLLPSLAAAWGDAHWQRPLLLGTAALLVTLTGARHRLQAPLVIGGTVLALDALHELAPYIVQVVDTLPRWLPPALAGMLLLAIGATYEQRLRDARKVRDVLGRMH, from the coding sequence ATGACGAACATTCCGCCCCCGGCCGAGGAATTGCGGATCCTCGACCTGGAGCTGCACCGGCTCGACGCGCGCAGGGCGCAGTTGCTGCACCGCCGCGCCTGGCTGCTGAGCGCACTGCGGGCAGCGGCCCCACCGCCGCCGGCCCCGCCGCACCCGCGGCACGCGCCCGAGGCCACGCCGCCGAACGTGCAGAACGCGCTGCTCACCCTCGGGGGCGTCCTCCTGACCGTCGCGGCGATCGCCTTCACGCTGGCGAGCTGGGGGCACTTGGGCATCGGCGGCCGCAGCGCCGTACTGGCCCTGCTGACCCTCACGGCACTCGGCGTGCCGGCGCTGCTCCTGCACCGCTCGCTGCGCTCGACGGCGGAGACGGTGGCGGCCCTGGGTCTCGCCCTGACCGTCCTGGACGCGTACGCCCTCCATGCCGTCGCCGTGCCCGACGCGGACCCGGTGGGGTACGCGGCGGCCGCGTCGGCGGTGCTCGCCGCGCTGTGGGCGGCGTACGGAAGGGTCTTCGGCGAGCTGCGACTGCCGCTGCCGGTGGCCGTGGTGACCGCTCAACTCCCCCTGTTCCTCTGGGCGTCGGACTCCGGCACCCACGCGATCGGGGCCGCGCTCCTGGTGACGGCGGCGTTCGACACGGCGCTCGCGCTGCGGGCCACCGACGCCGCCGTACGCGTCGTCGCCACCGTCGGGGCGTGTGCGACGGGCCTGTGGGGCGCGATGGGCGCCGGATGGCTGTCCTGGTCGGCGACGGACGTACCCGAGGCGGCAAGGGCGGCCGTGCTGCTCGCCCTTGCCACGTCGATCGCGCTCGCCACGGCGTGGCTGACGTCGCACGCCTCGCCCGCGACGGCGACGGGCACGGCGTTCGCCGGCGCGCTGACCGCGGTGGCCGCGGCCGGCGGTGTCGCCCGGGAGGCGCTGCCCGGCGGCTGGTCCGTACCGGCTCATCTGGCGTGCGCCATCGCCCTGTTGGCGACGGTACGGATCACGCTGCCGCACCCCCTGCGCAAGGGGATCGCGGGCGCGGCCCTCCTGGTGCATGGCCTCGCGGTCCTGTGGACGCTGCCGACGGTCACCGCCGCGCTGCTCGGCCCCACGCACTGGGCCACCGACCCTTGGTCGTCGACCACCCCGCCCCACACCGCCTACGGCTTCTCCTCCTTGTCAGACCTGCCGGTGTCCGAACCCGCAATGGCTTCGCTGGTGTTGGGGGTCGTCGCGGTCGTGGGCTACCTGGCCGGGGGGATGGGTGCGGCTTGGGCAGCGGAAACGACTGTGGGCGGGGCCACGGGCATCGGGGGTGCCGGAGCAGGCGGGGCTGCGGGAAGCACCGCGGTTGTGGGACCGGATGGAGCCGCCGGAACCGCCCCGGCCGCGGACACCGGCCGAGCCGCCCAGGCCCCCTCAACCGCCGGAAGCGACAGGCCTGCAGGACCAGCCGGAGCGACCGCGACCACAGGAGCCACCGGAACCGCCCCGGCCGCGGAGACAGGCCAAGCCGGCCGGACCCCCGGACCTGCGGGTAGCTCCCAGGCCGCAGGACCATCCGGAGACCCCGCAATCGGCGGGACCCCTGGCGCCGACGCAACCGGCGGATTCGGTGCGGCCACCGTGCGCCCCTCCCCCTCCGCGGCCCTCCTCGCCGCCGCCCGCCCCGCCGCCCTCGCCCTCGCCTGGGCCGCGGTCTTCACCCTGCCGTTCGCCTTCGAACTCCCCTACGCCGCAGGGCTCTTCGTCCACTGCGCCGTGACCGCGGCGCTGCTCGGCCTCGCGGTCCGGAGCGATGCGGCGGTGCTCGCCCGCACCTCGCTGGGGCTTGGGCTCGCCTCCTCCGGGAGTGTCGCGTTCCTTTCCCTCGCCACCACGTCGGCGACCCTCTGCACGCTCGGCGCCCTCACCGGGCTCTTCCTGGCCGCCGCCGTCCTCGCCTCCCGGCGCTCGGCGACCGGCGTGGCCGCCGTCGCCGCCGGTGCCGGCATCGCGTACGCCACCGCATTCATCTGCGCCACGGGCGCCGCACTGGACCTGCGCGTCGACCACACGGGGCTCCTGGTCCTCGTCGTCCCGGCGCTCGCCGCCGGTGCCGCGGCGCGGCTCGGTCGGCACCCGCTGACGCCGGTCGTCGAGATCACCGGGGCTGCGGCGGGCGGGCTCGGGATCGTGCTCACCGTGGGGCACGCGCCGACTCTCGCGACGGCCCTCGCCCTCGGCGGTGTCATCGCCGCGGGTACGGCCGTGCGCGCGGACCGTCGCCGGGTCGGGTACGCGGCCGGGGCGCTGTTCCTCCTGGCGACCTGGGTACGCCTCGCGTCGTGGGACGTCACCATGCCGGAGGCGTACACGCTGCCCGCCACCGTCCCGGCCCTCGTCGTCGGCTTCCTGCGGCGCCGCCGCGACCCCGCCGCGTCCTCCTGGACGGCGTACGGCCCGGGCCTCGCTGCGACCCTGCTGCCCAGCCTCGCCGCCGCATGGGGCGACGCCCACTGGCAGCGGCCGCTGCTCCTCGGCACCGCGGCGCTCCTGGTGACGCTGACCGGCGCGCGGCACCGGCTCCAGGCACCGCTCGTCATCGGCGGCACGGTCCTCGCCCTGGACGCACTGCACGAACTTGCGCCCTACATCGTCCAAGTGGTGGACACCCTGCCCCGCTGGCTGCCGCCCGCGCTGGCCGGAATGCTGCTCCTCGCCATCGGCGCGACGTACGAACAACGACTGCGCGACGCGCGCAAAGTCCGCGACGTACTCGGCAGAATGCACTGA
- a CDS encoding SRPBCC family protein produces MDWCHYRFRSVWNLPAPRTDVFAALERAEDYPEWWPQVRAVTPVDERSGTARFRSLLPYDLYVTAEERRHDPGAGILEIAMTGDLEGWARWTVTTVPRGTRALYDQEVVVRKPLMRRLAVPGRPVFLLNHALMMRAGERGLKGYLRRS; encoded by the coding sequence ATGGACTGGTGTCACTACCGCTTCCGCAGCGTCTGGAATCTGCCGGCGCCGCGCACCGACGTGTTCGCCGCCCTGGAGCGGGCCGAGGACTATCCCGAGTGGTGGCCGCAGGTCCGCGCCGTGACGCCGGTCGACGAGCGCAGTGGCACCGCCCGCTTCCGCTCCTTGCTGCCGTACGACCTGTACGTCACCGCGGAGGAGCGGCGGCACGACCCCGGCGCCGGGATCCTGGAGATCGCGATGACGGGGGACCTGGAGGGCTGGGCGCGTTGGACGGTGACGACCGTGCCGCGCGGTACGCGCGCTCTCTACGACCAGGAAGTGGTGGTGCGCAAACCGCTGATGCGGCGCCTCGCGGTGCCCGGGCGCCCCGTCTTTCTCCTCAACCACGCCCTGATGATGCGCGCGGGCGAGCGGGGTCTGAAGGGGTACTTGAGGCGGAGCTGA